A single region of the Nocardioides sp. W7 genome encodes:
- a CDS encoding helix-turn-helix domain-containing protein has translation MPAPTAVPLVLRDGDRARLTEVAASDASIAVRARIVLLAAAGTGNSTIAATLGVSRPTVVTWRNRYVAGGLPALGDRERAGRRRRLDDRAIVTATLEPPPRMLRATHWSARLLGQQLGVGHSTVARAWQAYGVRPHGTETYRFATSPEMVVHVADVIGIALTPEARILALRVHPTERQGRHVQRAAALATGVGPIEMYVALRAVLDDPAAHAQHSAADLGRFLQVVERAHLTAAQRGPTLALVVADPATLDRPEVAPWIAAHPRVARHHVPGLAAWLDLVEVCLTIVEHPATQRGAEGCVPELDELLRGVAQGEGGLRTPFVWTSRIRGVRG, from the coding sequence GTGCCCGCGCCGACCGCCGTACCCCTCGTCCTCCGCGACGGCGACCGCGCGCGACTCACGGAGGTGGCGGCGAGCGACGCGTCGATCGCCGTGCGTGCGCGGATCGTGCTGCTGGCCGCCGCCGGCACCGGGAACTCCACGATCGCCGCGACTCTCGGGGTGAGCCGACCCACCGTGGTCACCTGGCGCAACCGGTACGTCGCCGGCGGGCTGCCGGCCCTCGGCGACCGCGAGCGCGCCGGCCGGAGACGGCGCCTCGATGACCGGGCCATCGTCACCGCGACCCTCGAGCCGCCGCCGCGGATGCTGCGCGCCACGCACTGGTCGGCCCGGCTGCTCGGACAGCAGCTCGGCGTCGGGCACAGCACCGTCGCGCGGGCGTGGCAGGCGTACGGCGTGCGCCCGCACGGCACCGAGACCTACCGCTTCGCCACCTCGCCCGAGATGGTGGTGCACGTCGCCGACGTGATCGGGATCGCGCTCACCCCCGAGGCCCGGATCCTCGCGCTTCGGGTGCACCCGACCGAGCGCCAGGGCCGGCACGTGCAGCGGGCTGCGGCGCTCGCGACCGGCGTGGGCCCGATCGAGATGTACGTCGCCCTGCGTGCCGTCCTCGACGACCCCGCCGCCCACGCCCAGCACTCGGCCGCCGACCTCGGTCGCTTCCTCCAGGTCGTCGAGCGCGCGCACCTGACCGCCGCGCAGCGCGGCCCGACGCTCGCCCTCGTGGTCGCCGACCCCGCGACCCTGGACCGGCCGGAGGTCGCGCCCTGGATCGCCGCCCACCCGCGCGTCGCCCGGCACCACGTCCCCGGCCTCGCTGCCTGGCTGGACCTGGTCGAGGTCTGCCTCACGATCGTCGAGCACCCCGCCACCCAGCGCGGCGCCGAGGGCTGCGTGCCCGAGCTCGACGAGCTGCTCCGCGGCGTCGCCCAGGGTGAGGGCGGGCTCCGCACGCCGTTCGTGTGGACGTCGCGGATCCGGGGGGTGCGGGGGTGA
- a CDS encoding DUF4280 domain-containing protein: MGQSVVTGAMATCSFGVAPSTLNFLPITRVTIEGRPAGTTMDMMPMVNIPPFGMCTSLSNPTVAAATSAALGVLTPMPCIPTMAGPWKPGALKTTIGGKPALVSGSTCNCAFGGMVSITMTGAMKTTAG, translated from the coding sequence ATGGGCCAGTCGGTAGTGACCGGGGCGATGGCGACGTGCTCGTTCGGCGTCGCGCCGTCGACCCTGAACTTCCTGCCCATCACCCGGGTGACCATCGAGGGCCGGCCGGCCGGCACCACGATGGACATGATGCCGATGGTCAACATCCCGCCGTTCGGGATGTGCACCAGCCTCTCCAACCCGACCGTCGCCGCCGCCACCTCCGCCGCCCTCGGCGTACTCACCCCGATGCCGTGCATCCCGACCATGGCCGGCCCGTGGAAGCCGGGCGCCCTGAAGACCACCATCGGCGGCAAACCCGCGCTGGTCTCCGGCTCCACCTGCAACTGCGCCTTCGGCGGCATGGTCAGCATCACCATGACCGGCGCCATGAAGACCACCGCCGGCTGA
- a CDS encoding septum formation family protein, with the protein MNLSTGGRAALAGLLLLALGACSGDDEQSSVFSIKPKECFLAPAEVEAQIADLDEVDCQEAHDHEAYAVVPYLLPGEEEPSDEYPGDDTLTKFADGTCAEQYRGYVGVDYLDSELFFTYLLPSPRSWQEDDRSVVCLVTAAGRKLEGSVKGTKQ; encoded by the coding sequence ATGAACCTCTCGACCGGCGGCCGTGCCGCCCTGGCCGGTTTGCTGCTCCTGGCCCTCGGCGCCTGCTCGGGCGACGACGAGCAGAGCTCGGTGTTCTCGATCAAGCCGAAGGAGTGCTTCCTGGCACCCGCGGAGGTCGAGGCCCAGATCGCCGACCTCGACGAGGTGGACTGCCAGGAGGCCCACGACCACGAGGCGTACGCCGTCGTCCCCTACCTGCTCCCCGGCGAGGAGGAGCCGAGTGACGAGTACCCCGGCGACGACACGCTGACGAAGTTCGCCGACGGGACCTGCGCCGAGCAGTACCGCGGGTACGTCGGCGTCGACTACCTCGACTCCGAGCTGTTCTTCACCTACCTGCTCCCGTCGCCGCGCAGCTGGCAGGAGGACGACCGCTCGGTCGTCTGCCTCGTCACGGCCGCGGGCCGGAAGCTCGAGGGCTCGGTCAAGGGCACCAAGCAGTGA
- a CDS encoding DUF4255 domain-containing protein, protein MFISNVDSGLERMVRARLPLPEEIGDVAFDAPTGNWSAQLSRITVNFFLYDVQRSTQPSRSPMHRTAEGGSLQRRKLQPMVQLSYLVSAWAGSPRDEHQLLGDLVSLFAAADNLPEEFFTAPMSTSVLLSLGDDRSLPRELWSAAGGSLKASTTLQVNVGADSFDWTATPPSVERVSAMAERMDRPRERRPATLETGAS, encoded by the coding sequence GTGTTCATCAGCAACGTCGACTCCGGGCTGGAGCGCATGGTGCGGGCGCGCCTGCCCCTCCCCGAGGAGATCGGTGACGTGGCGTTCGACGCCCCGACCGGCAACTGGTCGGCCCAGCTGTCCCGGATCACCGTCAACTTCTTCCTGTACGACGTCCAGCGCAGCACCCAGCCGTCGCGCTCGCCGATGCACCGCACCGCCGAGGGCGGGTCGTTGCAGCGTCGAAAGCTGCAGCCGATGGTGCAGCTGAGCTACCTGGTGAGCGCCTGGGCGGGCAGCCCGCGCGACGAGCACCAGCTGCTCGGCGACCTGGTGAGCCTGTTCGCGGCGGCCGACAACCTGCCGGAGGAGTTCTTCACCGCCCCCATGTCGACCTCGGTCCTGCTGTCGCTCGGCGACGATCGGAGCCTGCCCCGGGAGCTGTGGAGCGCTGCGGGCGGGTCGCTGAAGGCCTCCACCACCCTGCAGGTGAACGTCGGCGCCGACTCGTTCGACTGGACGGCCACCCCGCCGTCGGTCGAGCGGGTCTCGGCGATGGCCGAGCGCATGGACCGGCCGCGTGAGCGTCGCCCCGCCACCCTCGAAACCGGGGCGAGCTGA
- a CDS encoding carboxypeptidase-like regulatory domain-containing protein has product MRVATENRVVMAEPGSTIDLVVDVVNTGDLIDGVTASLIGLPGATVDVEPKVLPLFPSAQGQIRLTVEVPATQPAGSHPVSVEVVSHGSGAVSQHVDIDLSVSARPAVRLGRTPHTVRGRRNGRFVLEVENTGNTALDASLDATVEDGRTTTRFTPRTLRVEPGVTTPVILVVKGPRMFTGAELDRTAAINLTAKRTNVISAMQEAENEPELEAATTVVLRQRPTISRGVLTALILMLIIGLWAAVFLLGLTQVLAGDPLTKTAPASFFPVSAEEAAAEADGAGSEGGSEGEAAGGGDAAAAAPAGAMPKDGLLPPGVGGTIEGVVTATSNELPVGRILVEAYRDGRKGPQLVSSAASQTDGTYSLVGLFPTSYRLKFSAKGFEPVWYPAKKNPARATQVPVSAQGKVAGINAVVSGLPAQIQGTIDQGSSLEPAEATVTARPLDMLTPEGLPVGVVAQTTTTNGAYTLTGLPAPATYELSFEFVGYAVKKVVTKVSGEEQRLQPSIVPSASAGTISGTVTDGRRKPLGGVTVSTTIAGETVSIVTPTVGVVGQYTLGDLPTPGTYVLTFTSEGHGSTSEVVELDAGQTRPGLNVRLIAGTGSITGHLYDLDGKGIGGATVTVGGASGMPAATGADAVTGSTPLVPTATTLTTGDVGSFSLSGLQAPGEYTLTFSLKGYAAQSVPVVLSESGPSNTLEVTLTTELGRLAGVVVDASGTPYVGATVSVTNGQQTWTATSGAAGTGDLPAGGYRVNGLPPGSYSATVTAPNMRQQTALVTIIAGVDTTQRLRVRRAD; this is encoded by the coding sequence GTGCGGGTAGCCACCGAGAACCGGGTGGTCATGGCGGAGCCGGGTTCGACCATCGACCTGGTCGTCGACGTCGTCAACACCGGCGACCTCATCGACGGTGTCACCGCGAGCCTCATCGGGCTGCCGGGCGCGACGGTCGACGTCGAGCCGAAGGTGCTCCCGCTCTTCCCGTCCGCGCAGGGCCAGATCCGGCTGACCGTCGAGGTCCCCGCCACCCAGCCCGCGGGCTCGCACCCGGTGAGCGTCGAGGTCGTCTCGCACGGCAGCGGAGCGGTCTCCCAGCACGTCGACATCGACCTGTCGGTCTCGGCCCGGCCCGCCGTCCGCCTCGGCCGCACGCCGCACACCGTGCGCGGACGCCGCAACGGCCGGTTCGTGCTCGAGGTCGAGAACACCGGCAACACCGCGCTCGACGCCAGCCTCGACGCAACCGTCGAGGACGGCCGTACGACGACCCGGTTCACCCCGCGCACGCTCCGGGTCGAGCCGGGAGTCACCACCCCCGTCATCCTGGTCGTCAAGGGGCCCCGGATGTTCACGGGCGCCGAGCTCGACCGCACCGCGGCGATCAACCTCACCGCCAAGCGGACCAACGTCATCTCGGCGATGCAGGAGGCGGAGAACGAGCCCGAGCTCGAAGCCGCCACCACGGTCGTCCTGCGCCAGCGGCCGACGATCAGCCGCGGGGTGCTGACCGCGCTGATCCTGATGCTGATCATCGGCCTGTGGGCCGCCGTCTTCCTGCTCGGCCTGACCCAGGTCCTCGCCGGCGACCCGCTCACCAAGACCGCGCCCGCATCGTTCTTCCCGGTCAGCGCCGAGGAGGCCGCGGCCGAGGCCGACGGCGCAGGGTCCGAGGGCGGATCCGAGGGCGAGGCGGCCGGAGGCGGGGACGCGGCGGCCGCCGCGCCGGCCGGGGCCATGCCCAAGGACGGCCTGCTGCCGCCGGGCGTCGGCGGCACCATCGAGGGGGTCGTCACCGCGACCAGCAACGAGCTGCCCGTCGGCCGGATCCTGGTGGAGGCCTACCGCGACGGCCGCAAGGGCCCGCAGCTGGTCAGCTCCGCTGCCAGCCAGACCGACGGCACCTACTCGCTGGTCGGGCTGTTCCCCACGTCGTACCGGCTGAAGTTCAGCGCCAAGGGCTTCGAGCCGGTCTGGTACCCCGCCAAGAAGAACCCCGCCCGAGCGACCCAGGTCCCCGTCTCCGCCCAGGGGAAGGTCGCCGGCATCAACGCCGTCGTCAGCGGCCTGCCCGCGCAGATCCAGGGCACCATCGACCAGGGCTCGTCGCTCGAACCGGCCGAGGCGACGGTCACCGCGCGGCCGCTCGACATGCTGACCCCCGAGGGGCTGCCCGTCGGGGTCGTCGCCCAGACCACGACCACCAACGGCGCGTACACGCTGACCGGGCTGCCCGCGCCCGCGACCTACGAGCTGAGCTTCGAGTTCGTCGGGTACGCCGTGAAGAAGGTCGTCACGAAGGTCTCCGGCGAGGAGCAGCGCCTGCAGCCGAGCATCGTGCCGAGCGCCTCGGCGGGGACCATCAGCGGCACCGTCACCGACGGCCGGCGGAAGCCGCTCGGCGGCGTCACGGTGTCCACGACCATCGCCGGCGAGACCGTCTCGATCGTCACCCCGACCGTCGGCGTGGTGGGGCAGTACACCCTCGGCGACCTGCCGACGCCCGGCACCTACGTGCTGACCTTCACCTCCGAGGGTCACGGCTCGACCTCGGAGGTCGTGGAGCTGGACGCCGGGCAGACCCGACCGGGGCTGAACGTCCGGCTGATCGCAGGCACCGGGAGCATCACCGGCCACCTCTACGACCTGGACGGCAAGGGCATCGGCGGCGCCACGGTGACGGTCGGCGGCGCGAGCGGCATGCCGGCCGCCACCGGCGCGGACGCCGTCACCGGCAGCACCCCGCTGGTCCCGACCGCGACCACGCTCACCACCGGTGACGTGGGCAGCTTCAGCCTCAGCGGCCTGCAGGCGCCGGGCGAGTACACCCTGACCTTCAGCCTGAAGGGCTACGCCGCCCAGTCGGTGCCCGTCGTGCTCAGCGAGAGCGGACCGAGCAACACCCTCGAGGTCACGCTCACCACGGAGCTGGGTCGCCTGGCGGGCGTGGTCGTCGACGCCTCCGGCACGCCGTACGTCGGAGCGACCGTCTCCGTCACCAACGGCCAGCAGACCTGGACGGCCACCTCGGGCGCCGCCGGCACCGGCGACCTGCCGGCCGGTGGCTACCGCGTGAACGGCCTGCCGCCCGGCAGCTACTCCGCGACCGTCACCGCACCCAACATGAGGCAGCAGACCGCCCTCGTCACGATCATCGCCGGCGTCGACACCACCCAGCGGCTGCGCGTGCGGAGGGCCGACTGA